A genomic stretch from Bacteroidetes Order II. bacterium includes:
- a CDS encoding thioredoxin domain-containing protein has protein sequence MHKRLFLLCYFLFPLSVLAQTGNTDPFVKDRELIRKADLARMYGNDTTKVYINEFADFACPDCKWFYETRLDSLKNQFIKTGKANFIFRAYVIPRLMRGFHGAEAAYCAGGIAGRAGFEGMMGKLFNQQADWRRLQNPLPKMEEYARSLKIPLIAFKDCMARDVMAPLIITDIRLANAVDIPGTPTMVLTIYGDFSGEEQLDPDVPFSKMEAAIQRVEAKIPKK, from the coding sequence ATGCACAAACGATTATTCCTTCTATGCTATTTCTTATTCCCCCTTTCGGTTTTGGCACAAACGGGCAACACCGATCCCTTTGTAAAAGACCGGGAATTAATCCGAAAAGCCGACTTGGCGCGTATGTATGGCAATGATACCACCAAGGTTTATATCAATGAATTTGCTGATTTTGCCTGTCCAGATTGTAAGTGGTTCTATGAAACCCGCTTAGATTCGCTCAAGAATCAATTTATTAAAACAGGAAAAGCGAATTTTATCTTCCGTGCGTATGTCATCCCAAGATTGATGCGCGGATTTCATGGCGCCGAGGCCGCCTATTGCGCAGGGGGAATTGCAGGGCGGGCCGGATTTGAAGGCATGATGGGCAAATTATTTAACCAACAGGCCGATTGGCGCAGGTTACAAAACCCATTGCCAAAGATGGAAGAATATGCCCGTTCGCTAAAAATTCCACTGATTGCTTTTAAAGACTGTATGGCACGAGATGTGATGGCACCCTTAATTATTACCGATATTCGGCTGGCAAATGCCGTAGATATTCCGGGCACACCCACGATGGTTCTGACCATTTATGGCGACTTTAGTGGAGAAGAACAGTTGGATCCAGATGTCCCATTTTCAAAAATGGAGGCTGCTATCCAAAGGGTAGAAGCCAAAATCCCAAAGAAATAA
- a CDS encoding NAD(P)(+) transhydrogenase (Re/Si-specific) subunit beta: MADLKLALINLVYLVAASLFIMGLKRLGSPATARGGNQLSAVGMLIAIVATLFYQQILNPVEMLVGLLIGGMIGLYLAKTVKMTGMPEMVALLNASGGVASSLVAVAEVERYASIGQAIPPLDIFIVILTILIGTVTFSGSIIAWGKLSTKMSGNPILFPGIRVLTLLMFLGVVGCWVFMYQGMTTFTIDQTPVLYAAILANVFAFALGILLVIPIGGADMPVVIALFNSYSGLAGAASGFLIKNDALIVAGALVGASGIILTKVMCDAMNRSWLNVLLGGFGGDSAATGSRDFSQATVRQTTADDAAILMSYAQKVIVVPGYGLAVSQAQHQVRELADLLQEKGVEVKFAIHPVAGRMPGHMNVLLAEANVSYDLLVDMDDINPEFEQTDVVLIVGANDVVNPAAKNDPSSPIYGMPILEVDKAKNTIVMKRSMKAGYAGIENELFFSPKNAMLFGDAKATLSALISEVKTV; the protein is encoded by the coding sequence ATGGCAGACCTAAAACTGGCCCTTATTAATCTCGTTTACCTTGTTGCGGCTTCCCTATTTATTATGGGACTTAAACGGTTGGGCAGTCCGGCAACTGCACGGGGCGGGAATCAACTTTCGGCTGTTGGTATGTTGATTGCAATCGTAGCCACGCTGTTTTACCAACAAATCCTAAACCCTGTTGAGATGCTTGTGGGGCTGTTGATTGGTGGGATGATTGGGCTATATTTGGCAAAAACCGTAAAAATGACGGGGATGCCAGAGATGGTAGCCCTGTTAAATGCGTCAGGGGGGGTTGCCTCCTCGCTAGTGGCTGTGGCGGAGGTTGAACGGTATGCGTCTATCGGACAAGCGATTCCGCCGCTGGATATATTCATTGTAATCCTTACCATCTTAATAGGTACGGTGACGTTTTCGGGCAGTATCATTGCATGGGGAAAATTAAGCACCAAAATGTCTGGGAATCCCATTCTCTTCCCTGGGATTCGGGTCTTGACCTTGCTGATGTTTCTTGGTGTGGTTGGATGTTGGGTCTTTATGTACCAAGGGATGACTACGTTTACGATAGATCAAACCCCCGTCCTATATGCCGCCATTCTGGCCAATGTGTTTGCGTTTGCTTTGGGCATTTTGTTGGTGATCCCGATTGGTGGCGCTGATATGCCTGTGGTGATTGCCTTGTTTAATTCGTACTCTGGTCTTGCTGGTGCTGCTTCTGGTTTCCTCATTAAAAATGATGCTCTAATTGTCGCTGGTGCATTGGTGGGAGCTTCAGGTATTATTCTTACCAAAGTGATGTGCGATGCCATGAATCGTTCGTGGTTGAATGTGCTGTTGGGTGGATTTGGGGGAGATAGTGCCGCAACCGGTAGCCGTGACTTCTCTCAGGCAACCGTAAGACAAACCACTGCCGATGATGCGGCAATCCTGATGAGTTATGCCCAAAAGGTCATTGTCGTGCCGGGCTATGGGCTGGCGGTTTCTCAAGCCCAACACCAAGTGCGTGAATTGGCAGATTTGCTACAAGAAAAAGGTGTAGAGGTGAAATTTGCCATCCACCCCGTTGCTGGACGGATGCCCGGGCATATGAACGTTCTCCTCGCTGAAGCGAATGTCTCTTATGACCTATTGGTGGACATGGACGACATTAATCCGGAATTTGAACAAACTGACGTGGTACTCATCGTGGGTGCAAACGATGTGGTGAATCCGGCGGCCAAAAATGATCCTTCCAGCCCGATTTATGGGATGCCTATTTTGGAGGTGGATAAGGCCAAAAACACCATTGTGATGAAACGTTCTATGAAGGCTGGGTATGCAGGTATCGAAAATGAACTGTTCTTCTCTCCCAAAAATGCCATGCTTTTCGGAGATGCAAAAGCAACCCTTTCGGCGCTGATTTCAGAAGTGAAAACGGTCTAA
- a CDS encoding pentapeptide repeat-containing protein has product MSVQKKISNIQLRIATWQHTQWLASSSMKRLGKKLDLRATDLHKRDLAGLNLSQVLFKEADLSEARLDGATLEEAQFSDANLQEASLSGVSAKRALFEKSILIEAKLINADVQYANFDYAQIDRCNFGSANLRAATFRNASLCQVDLHACLIDQTDFSNADLREANLAGLDLTSVNLMGANLEKTNLTGANLRGANLKNTNLHGAILTGVNLQGANLEGVILDEISLVNANLIGINLKGARIQKSDFRAAKLHDANLSGALLSGTDLSYAEFERVNMTEALLEHVTCYRTRFRDAVFTQARLNHSNFHSADLTFCNMAGVRFAFTNLNEANLEGANLQGCHLWGVNLESANLAQAVFTRSLIERTNLTKAKLAGVILKGVSMPNVVFDHVVLDGMNLEKADLRHASLLGTSLRGANLESANFQNASLHNANLSHSNLRGANLKGANLWRINLEEALLDRADLRGCKLDEANLKHATLVQADLTGASLLRTDLEFADLSSALINQVNLDESNLKRTLLDGAEMVDVSCEKTDCTELQLNKAKKLFGHFRMACLVKANLSGLNLQGFDFRGADLSECNFQDCNLQKANLENANLSGALLRNVNLLHTRLSGANLQRIDLQHTQLAHIVLNNTNLEKANFSFASLNQCSFQEASLRHARFDHTNFLQCNLERSQFEHAHLNNASFKACNLGKSSFRNAQMERSHFDQCGASGACFEMALMTNVTFSTSNLNEASFVHATLPHAKLHNLYLKATIFEYTDLKDATFSHNELHQTNFREARLERVSFKNVRFNHTIFDKAHLDEADGSALSFESVSFQEAILRETKFPLAHFVDCHFRGVSCVKTQFAGATFFDCKIPQALLSQTNFSNCRFWFPDFTGSTFSGANLTDTTFKKAQLSQCRFEKVRMERMNFRDQVLQKITFEECDLTNSFFQGATLRDISFEKSQLGGTNFEGAILTRVRLHLAKLRGISLRETQLAQVEAPYTDFQGSDLQGAVFEHSNLQQANLQLINGQMLIFKQCELRGINLSGSKLAFAQFNHHALSDCNFQRADLWKADFSECRIQHSLFQEANLAEAELSHADIQESQFALTLLTGAKALRIKLQQVNFKGASMEQAIFSQAEIQASSFDQAFMGQINLEKARLFRCSFERSDLKNAQLSESSVSRCDFRHAKLTEANLHLAKWEQVKLDGANMIMAQVQTATFEESDLKSARMHFTQLPENVTPTPMVVLSKIESGGKR; this is encoded by the coding sequence ATGTCTGTTCAGAAAAAAATCTCGAACATCCAATTGCGTATAGCCACATGGCAACATACACAATGGCTGGCGTCTTCCTCCATGAAACGCTTGGGGAAAAAGTTAGATCTGAGGGCCACAGACCTTCATAAAAGGGACCTCGCAGGGCTAAATTTATCCCAGGTTTTGTTTAAAGAGGCAGATCTTTCAGAAGCCAGATTAGATGGTGCCACTTTAGAAGAAGCACAATTTTCAGATGCCAACCTTCAGGAAGCCTCTCTTTCCGGAGTCTCCGCCAAGCGTGCCTTGTTTGAAAAGTCCATTCTTATCGAGGCTAAGCTCATCAATGCAGATGTCCAGTATGCCAATTTCGACTATGCCCAGATAGACCGCTGCAATTTCGGGTCTGCGAATTTACGTGCAGCCACTTTCCGGAATGCCAGTTTATGCCAAGTGGATCTTCACGCTTGCCTTATTGACCAGACAGATTTTTCAAATGCAGATCTTCGAGAGGCCAATCTGGCAGGCTTAGACCTCACTTCTGTTAATCTGATGGGGGCCAATCTGGAAAAAACCAACCTTACGGGGGCCAATTTGCGGGGTGCCAACCTAAAAAACACCAACCTGCATGGCGCTATTCTTACGGGTGTAAATCTGCAAGGGGCCAATTTAGAAGGTGTTATTTTGGACGAAATTTCTTTGGTGAATGCCAACTTGATTGGTATCAACCTGAAAGGAGCCCGTATTCAAAAATCCGATTTCCGCGCAGCTAAGCTCCATGATGCCAATTTATCCGGAGCATTATTAAGTGGTACCGATTTGTCTTATGCCGAGTTTGAACGGGTGAATATGACCGAAGCCCTCTTGGAACACGTTACTTGTTACCGGACACGCTTTAGAGATGCTGTTTTCACCCAAGCTCGACTCAACCATTCCAACTTTCACAGTGCAGACCTCACCTTTTGTAATATGGCTGGGGTACGATTTGCTTTTACCAATTTAAACGAAGCCAACTTGGAAGGGGCGAATCTTCAGGGTTGTCACCTTTGGGGCGTAAATTTGGAATCCGCGAATCTGGCCCAAGCCGTCTTTACCCGCTCCCTCATTGAGCGTACCAATTTGACCAAGGCAAAGCTGGCAGGTGTGATCCTGAAAGGGGTCTCGATGCCCAATGTAGTTTTTGATCATGTGGTTTTGGATGGCATGAATCTGGAAAAAGCCGATTTACGCCATGCCAGTCTGCTCGGCACCAGTTTACGGGGTGCTAATCTTGAGAGTGCTAACTTCCAGAATGCCTCCCTCCATAACGCCAATTTGTCACACTCCAATCTACGTGGTGCTAACCTAAAGGGCGCCAACCTATGGCGCATTAATTTAGAAGAAGCCCTATTGGACAGGGCCGATTTGCGCGGCTGTAAATTGGACGAAGCAAACCTAAAACACGCCACTTTGGTTCAGGCGGATCTGACGGGCGCCTCACTCTTGCGGACAGACCTCGAATTTGCGGACTTGTCCTCGGCCTTGATCAATCAAGTGAACTTAGATGAATCCAACCTGAAACGAACCTTGCTCGATGGGGCAGAAATGGTAGATGTTTCCTGTGAGAAAACCGATTGCACCGAACTTCAGCTTAATAAAGCAAAAAAACTTTTTGGCCATTTTAGGATGGCCTGCCTCGTAAAAGCCAACTTGTCTGGCCTTAACCTTCAAGGGTTTGATTTTCGTGGAGCAGATTTATCGGAATGTAATTTTCAGGATTGCAATTTGCAAAAAGCCAATTTGGAAAATGCCAATCTTTCCGGTGCTTTATTGCGAAATGTAAATTTGCTTCACACCCGCTTGTCTGGCGCCAATCTTCAGCGTATAGACCTCCAGCATACCCAATTGGCGCACATTGTCCTGAACAATACCAATTTAGAAAAAGCAAATTTCAGTTTCGCATCTCTTAATCAGTGTAGTTTTCAAGAAGCAAGCCTTCGCCATGCACGATTTGATCATACAAACTTTCTTCAATGCAATTTAGAACGTTCGCAGTTTGAACATGCACACCTTAACAATGCTTCTTTCAAAGCATGTAATCTGGGAAAAAGCAGTTTCCGCAATGCCCAGATGGAACGAAGCCACTTCGACCAGTGTGGGGCAAGCGGGGCATGTTTTGAGATGGCATTAATGACCAATGTAACCTTTAGCACCTCCAATCTGAACGAAGCCAGTTTTGTTCATGCCACCTTACCACATGCAAAACTGCACAATCTCTATCTGAAAGCGACCATTTTTGAATACACAGACCTCAAAGATGCCACTTTTAGCCATAATGAACTACACCAAACCAATTTCAGAGAAGCCCGTTTAGAGCGGGTATCCTTTAAGAATGTTCGCTTTAACCACACCATTTTTGATAAAGCGCACCTTGATGAGGCAGACGGAAGTGCCCTAAGTTTTGAATCCGTATCATTTCAAGAAGCGATTCTTAGGGAAACGAAATTCCCACTCGCGCACTTTGTGGATTGCCATTTTCGAGGAGTTTCTTGTGTAAAAACACAGTTTGCCGGAGCAACCTTTTTTGACTGTAAAATTCCACAAGCACTTCTTTCTCAAACCAATTTTAGCAATTGCCGGTTTTGGTTTCCTGATTTCACAGGAAGTACCTTTTCAGGCGCAAACCTTACCGATACCACTTTCAAAAAAGCACAATTAAGCCAATGTCGCTTTGAAAAGGTCAGAATGGAGCGAATGAACTTCCGAGATCAGGTCTTACAAAAAATTACCTTTGAAGAATGTGACCTGACCAACTCTTTCTTTCAAGGTGCTACATTACGTGATATTTCGTTCGAAAAATCGCAGTTAGGTGGCACGAATTTTGAAGGAGCCATTCTAACAAGGGTAAGATTACATCTTGCCAAACTGCGTGGCATATCGTTGCGAGAAACCCAACTGGCACAAGTCGAGGCACCCTATACGGATTTTCAGGGGAGCGATCTTCAGGGAGCAGTCTTTGAACACAGTAATTTGCAACAAGCAAACCTCCAGTTAATCAACGGTCAGATGCTTATTTTTAAGCAATGCGAATTGCGCGGAATAAATTTGAGTGGCAGCAAGTTGGCTTTTGCTCAATTTAATCATCATGCCTTGTCGGATTGCAATTTCCAACGCGCCGATTTATGGAAAGCGGATTTTTCTGAGTGCCGGATTCAGCATTCCCTTTTTCAGGAGGCCAATCTGGCCGAGGCGGAACTCTCCCATGCGGATATTCAGGAGTCTCAGTTTGCGCTGACCTTGTTGACGGGCGCGAAAGCCCTACGCATCAAATTGCAACAAGTAAATTTCAAAGGGGCTTCGATGGAACAAGCCATCTTCTCGCAAGCAGAAATACAGGCTTCATCGTTTGATCAGGCGTTTATGGGACAAATTAATCTGGAAAAGGCACGACTTTTCAGGTGTAGCTTTGAACGTTCCGATTTAAAAAACGCTCAGCTAAGCGAAAGCTCTGTTTCCCGTTGTGATTTCCGTCATGCAAAACTGACGGAAGCCAACCTGCATCTTGCAAAGTGGGAACAGGTGAAACTAGATGGTGCAAACATGATCATGGCGCAAGTACAAACGGCTACTTTTGAAGAATCTGACTTAAAGAGTGCCCGAATGCACTTTACCCAATTACCCGAAAATGTTACTCCCACCCCGATGGTTGTCTTAAGCAAGATAGAATCAGGTGGAAAACGATAA
- a CDS encoding T9SS type A sorting domain-containing protein — protein sequence MSNKIWFSSVLIAALIGSIYFIWPTSPPLPTEEGERKGPGQFLEWHQRIRTRDGDTGPAYAANYRLNELTRALNSPFVLGKRAIKLDWQERGPFNISGRTRAIVVDIADPNGDTWFVGTAGGGIWKTTNAGRSWTDKTPLLPNLATISMVQSPSNPDILYAGTGEGFNNVDAIRGDGIFVSKDRGETWKQLVATASNNDFKFVNRLVIDPQNPDILLAGTNTGVFKTTDGGISWRNVMGGWVQQLMANPLNFKTLYAARNGNGVYKSVNKGETWTKTEFGITDGFGRMEIATTAQDTSLVYAAVVVSVTVNNTKESDSRLMISRDGAQTWNAATYQRVSGNLKANWMGDQGWYDNTIAVSPLDKNEVFVGGIDIVRLTINPSGNTFLTTHLTSGYGGAGCQNYFGSACIAPSATADVHVDQHLLVPFKASGNTFRLLAANDGGIALSNDAGNNWIQFDGIQSTQFYGASKKPLVQAYFGGMQDNGTWFSNDNAEATTPWVNAMSGDGFEVLWHQADPKMMIGASQYNGVSRSVNGGASFQSLSNLTDRGQGKGPFISLLANSPQLPDRIFAVGSTGVWRSNDFGTNWEAKKPGEGWNWSGADVRVSLANPNIIWTGNGITGGRNFYVSTNGGDSYAVVSGYSTTLGNVSSIATHPSKDSTAYALYSISNAPKILRTNDLGKTWEDISGFGTGTLSNNGFPNVAVYSLLVLPHAPETLWVGTEIGLFESTDNGTTWHYADNGLPAVAIWTMEVVDDEVVLGTHGRGVWSVKIPALLTHSFQPPVIKTFGQITGEPPVAEFVLRTVYDSTWVFVNQTKVGTYPKNEPGVLLAPDLNNLTAKSLTMTIRVFKGRKSLELTRSITGLSPFGALLTGIATDFDTPESNSLFFTPGSVDGDAIFSISTATGFMGRAIHTSHPVSIAPGSNYVFQMTNKITVAGTSSEAFMEYDEIAILRPGTTGSKYPDFEFGGYVVPEGSKDGKNWVALASGVNSSAYTEWRAAYSNKANGTPSLIKRKKIDLLKTFKAGDKINIRFQLLNPSGTLDGWGWMADNLEIQKRQIVPVEQEPLPQQFSLAPNYPNPFNPETTIRFTLRKSGWVNLQVFDLNGRLVRTLVNQQKEAGHFNVQFMSNDLPSGTYLYRLKTSEGVLSRKMTLLK from the coding sequence ATGTCGAATAAAATTTGGTTTTCTAGCGTATTGATAGCCGCACTCATTGGAAGTATCTATTTCATATGGCCAACAAGTCCCCCCTTGCCAACAGAAGAGGGCGAGAGAAAAGGGCCTGGTCAATTTCTTGAATGGCACCAGCGGATCAGAACGCGAGATGGTGATACCGGGCCTGCATATGCCGCAAACTACCGCTTAAATGAATTGACGCGTGCTTTGAACAGTCCGTTTGTTCTGGGAAAACGCGCTATAAAATTAGACTGGCAAGAACGAGGGCCATTTAATATTTCCGGTAGGACGCGGGCCATTGTGGTGGACATTGCCGACCCTAATGGTGATACTTGGTTTGTAGGTACGGCTGGCGGAGGGATTTGGAAAACCACCAATGCCGGACGTTCATGGACGGACAAAACCCCTTTGTTGCCCAATTTAGCGACTATTTCAATGGTGCAATCGCCTTCCAATCCCGACATTTTGTATGCAGGAACCGGAGAAGGATTTAATAATGTGGATGCCATCCGTGGAGATGGGATTTTTGTGTCGAAAGATCGTGGCGAAACATGGAAACAACTCGTGGCAACGGCTTCAAACAATGACTTCAAGTTTGTCAATCGGTTGGTGATTGATCCACAAAACCCCGACATCCTACTCGCCGGAACCAATACGGGGGTGTTTAAAACGACTGACGGCGGTATATCTTGGCGAAATGTGATGGGGGGATGGGTTCAGCAACTTATGGCCAACCCATTAAATTTTAAAACGTTATATGCCGCACGGAATGGAAATGGCGTGTATAAGTCGGTGAATAAAGGAGAAACCTGGACCAAGACCGAGTTTGGCATTACCGATGGTTTTGGGCGGATGGAAATAGCCACCACGGCCCAAGACACAAGTTTGGTCTATGCTGCCGTCGTGGTTTCTGTAACGGTGAACAATACCAAGGAATCCGATTCTAGGCTTATGATTAGCCGTGATGGGGCTCAAACGTGGAATGCAGCCACCTATCAGCGGGTCTCTGGAAACCTCAAAGCCAATTGGATGGGCGATCAGGGCTGGTACGATAATACCATTGCGGTCAGTCCGTTGGATAAAAACGAAGTATTTGTAGGAGGGATAGACATTGTTCGCCTCACCATTAATCCCTCCGGCAATACGTTTTTGACGACCCACCTAACCAGTGGATATGGTGGAGCGGGATGTCAGAATTATTTCGGGTCGGCTTGTATTGCCCCTTCTGCCACTGCCGATGTCCATGTAGATCAACACCTTTTAGTGCCCTTCAAAGCCTCTGGAAATACGTTTAGGTTGCTGGCTGCCAATGACGGCGGCATCGCGCTCTCGAATGACGCTGGCAACAATTGGATTCAATTCGATGGCATTCAGTCCACCCAGTTTTATGGTGCCTCAAAAAAACCTTTGGTTCAAGCTTATTTTGGCGGTATGCAAGATAATGGAACATGGTTTTCTAACGACAATGCGGAGGCCACAACGCCTTGGGTGAATGCCATGTCTGGGGACGGGTTCGAAGTCCTCTGGCATCAAGCAGATCCCAAAATGATGATTGGTGCTTCGCAATACAATGGGGTCAGCAGATCGGTGAATGGCGGTGCTTCTTTCCAATCCTTGTCTAATCTCACCGACCGCGGACAAGGCAAGGGGCCATTTATTTCTCTCCTTGCCAATAGTCCACAATTGCCAGATCGGATATTTGCGGTGGGTTCCACGGGTGTTTGGCGCTCAAATGATTTTGGAACCAATTGGGAAGCAAAAAAGCCAGGTGAGGGATGGAATTGGAGCGGGGCAGATGTGCGTGTCTCTCTTGCCAATCCGAATATTATCTGGACAGGAAATGGAATTACGGGCGGACGTAACTTCTATGTTTCGACAAATGGCGGCGACTCGTACGCAGTTGTTTCTGGATATAGCACCACCTTGGGCAATGTTTCTTCTATTGCCACCCACCCAAGTAAAGACTCTACTGCATACGCACTTTATTCGATTTCTAATGCACCTAAGATACTACGAACAAACGACCTAGGAAAAACGTGGGAAGATATTTCAGGGTTTGGCACAGGCACCCTCAGCAACAATGGTTTCCCCAATGTGGCCGTTTATTCGCTTTTGGTATTGCCCCATGCTCCCGAAACCTTATGGGTCGGAACGGAGATCGGGCTTTTTGAATCTACCGACAACGGGACAACATGGCACTATGCCGACAATGGCCTCCCGGCAGTAGCCATTTGGACGATGGAAGTTGTGGATGACGAGGTGGTTCTGGGCACACACGGTCGTGGCGTATGGTCGGTTAAAATCCCAGCATTACTTACACATTCCTTCCAACCGCCCGTGATTAAAACATTTGGTCAGATTACAGGCGAGCCTCCCGTTGCCGAATTTGTTCTACGAACCGTCTATGACTCCACCTGGGTTTTTGTAAACCAGACCAAAGTAGGGACGTACCCTAAAAACGAACCTGGGGTCTTGCTTGCTCCAGACCTGAATAACCTTACGGCGAAATCTTTGACCATGACTATTCGGGTCTTCAAAGGCCGCAAAAGTTTAGAACTTACCAGAAGTATCACAGGCCTAAGTCCATTTGGTGCACTACTCACTGGCATCGCAACCGACTTCGACACGCCGGAGTCCAACAGCCTCTTTTTTACTCCAGGCTCGGTGGATGGCGATGCCATCTTTAGTATTTCCACTGCCACGGGCTTTATGGGCCGTGCCATTCATACATCGCATCCAGTCTCGATCGCTCCAGGAAGCAACTACGTTTTTCAGATGACCAACAAAATCACCGTTGCCGGAACCAGCAGCGAAGCGTTTATGGAATATGACGAAATTGCGATTCTAAGGCCAGGTACAACCGGATCTAAATATCCGGACTTTGAATTTGGTGGCTATGTGGTGCCAGAGGGAAGTAAAGATGGAAAAAACTGGGTTGCACTGGCATCCGGCGTAAATAGCAGTGCCTACACCGAGTGGAGAGCCGCATACAGCAATAAAGCCAACGGGACACCATCTTTGATCAAGCGAAAAAAAATAGATCTACTTAAGACCTTTAAGGCTGGTGATAAAATCAATATTCGGTTTCAATTGCTGAATCCTTCCGGAACCTTAGATGGCTGGGGGTGGATGGCAGATAACCTCGAAATCCAAAAGCGCCAAATAGTTCCGGTGGAACAAGAACCATTGCCACAACAATTCAGCCTTGCCCCAAATTATCCCAATCCATTTAATCCGGAAACCACGATCCGCTTTACCCTCCGCAAATCAGGGTGGGTGAATCTTCAGGTTTTTGACCTTAATGGACGCTTGGTTCGGACACTTGTGAACCAACAGAAGGAAGCAGGGCATTTTAACGTGCAGTTTATGTCCAATGACCTACCAAGCGGCACCTATCTATACCGTCTCAAAACATCGGAAGGCGTTCTCTCCCGAAAAATGACGCTTCTAAAATAG
- a CDS encoding NAD(P) transhydrogenase subunit alpha, producing MELNGLVTLIVVFTLASFVGKELIGKVPTMLHTPLTSGANAVSGITVIGALIATGMVQSPITKWIGFAALIFAMINVVGGYMVTDRMLEMFKKKED from the coding sequence ATGGAATTAAATGGACTTGTCACCCTGATTGTGGTGTTTACCTTAGCTTCTTTTGTTGGAAAAGAACTTATTGGTAAAGTGCCTACTATGTTGCATACCCCCCTTACGTCGGGTGCAAATGCAGTCTCTGGCATCACTGTCATCGGTGCATTAATTGCAACTGGCATGGTTCAAAGCCCTATCACAAAATGGATTGGATTTGCGGCCCTCATTTTTGCCATGATCAACGTGGTGGGGGGCTATATGGTGACAGATCGTATGTTAGAAATGTTTAAGAAGAAAGAGGACTGA
- a CDS encoding sterol desaturase family protein, with the protein MPTLIHYAIPAFILLILLEAFISAREQLHLYETKDTVASLAMGVGNVLVGLLTKGFFLGVYFMMYEFRLFDLGHAWWVWVLLFFADDFTYYWLHRFSHESRILWASHVVHHSSQKYNLGTALRQTWTGSFFSGWFYIWLPLLGFHPLMVLTMSAISLIYQFWIHTEVIRKMGPLEWILNTPSHHRVHHASDAQYLDRNHAGMLIIWDRMFGTFVPEKERPTYGLTKNIYTYNPVRIALHEWQDLLADVWNAPGWRAKIGYLFGPPGWKHDGTGITSEELRKRSKFQ; encoded by the coding sequence ATGCCAACCTTGATTCATTATGCCATTCCGGCATTTATCCTCCTCATTCTCCTCGAAGCTTTTATTTCTGCCAGAGAACAATTACACCTGTATGAAACCAAAGACACGGTAGCCAGTTTGGCTATGGGGGTTGGAAATGTATTGGTGGGGCTGCTGACCAAAGGCTTTTTTTTGGGCGTGTATTTTATGATGTACGAATTCCGGTTATTTGACTTGGGACATGCGTGGTGGGTTTGGGTTTTGCTCTTCTTTGCAGATGATTTTACGTACTACTGGCTCCATCGGTTTAGCCACGAGAGCCGGATTTTGTGGGCTTCTCATGTTGTGCATCACTCTTCTCAAAAGTATAACTTAGGTACCGCACTGCGACAAACATGGACAGGCTCGTTTTTTAGTGGCTGGTTCTATATTTGGCTCCCCCTGCTCGGTTTTCATCCACTAATGGTCTTGACGATGAGTGCAATTAGCCTAATTTATCAATTCTGGATCCATACCGAGGTGATTCGTAAAATGGGGCCATTAGAATGGATATTAAACACCCCATCTCACCATCGTGTACATCATGCCTCGGATGCGCAGTATTTAGACCGAAACCATGCGGGGATGCTCATCATTTGGGATAGGATGTTTGGAACTTTTGTACCAGAAAAAGAGCGCCCCACTTATGGCCTCACAAAAAATATCTATACCTATAATCCCGTTCGGATAGCCCTTCACGAGTGGCAAGACCTTTTGGCAGATGTCTGGAATGCCCCCGGCTGGCGGGCTAAGATCGGATACCTTTTTGGCCCGCCAGGTTGGAAGCATGATGGAACAGGGATCACTTCTGAGGAATTAAGGAAACGATCCAAATTTCAATAA